Below is a window of Oryza brachyantha chromosome 10, ObraRS2, whole genome shotgun sequence DNA.
ATAACGAGTGTCTTttgaaagataattttttaacataatactaaaatttaatatgataaaTCTTAGATAACAGTATAGTAAGTAAATCACAAATACATGGTGCCTTTCTTCTATGTACAATTGTACTAAGCATAGGAGAGTAGGGGAGGACGCGGTTCCTCTGATTTAAATAAGAGGGACGTGAGTCACTGCCATTTGAGCCTAACCGTTCACGGACCCGCATGTCAACCCTCTGGCTTAAGTCAGATAATCCTGTTTCGCAGGGGAGGGGGACCGACCCGGAGAAGAGAAGCGTGGGAAGTGGTGTGGCACTGTGCAAGCTTTCCATTCATCCCCGACCGcacaaagaaaaaggaaaaaaaaaaatgagcgaGGAGAcggtccgcctccgcccccgcctccccgccaccgcgccgccgccgtccccgctcgacgacgacgacctcctcCAGGagatcctcctccgcctcccacCGCACCCCTCCTCGCTtcccaccgcctccgccgtctgCAAGCGCTGGCACCGCCTCGTCCTCGACCCCGGGTTCCGCCCCCGCTTCTGCGACCACCACCGGGAGCCCCCCTTGCTCGGCTTCTTCCTCCACTACGACTTCGATCCCGTCTTCTCCTTCAACGCCGGCTTCCGATCCacccaccgcctccccgccgccatcCCCGCCGACCGCTTCCTCCCCGCCAAGGAGGCTGGCTTGCGGTGGGAGATCATCAACTGCTGCAAGGGGCTTGTCCTCTTCAGGATTTTCCGCGGGGACAGGAAATGCAAAGAGTTCCTGGTCGTTGACCCCATCTccggcgaccgccgccgcgtgcacTTCCCCCTGGTGGACGGCAAGTTCCTCTGCGCCACCGTGGTTCCTGTCGCCGATGACCGCCGTTTGTTCTGCCTGGTCGCTGTATTCGCCGAGAGGGGCACCTGCACCAGTGTGTTCGCCTCCGTTTACTCGTCGGAGGCCGGCGTTTGGGGCGACTACGTCTCCACATTGTCTGTGCCATGGATTGTCTGGGTGATGCGGCCGGCCGTCCTTGCCAGCGATGCAGTTCACTGGTTTCTTGATGGCTATAGGGTCCTTATGTTTCACTTGGAGATGCAGAGGCTAGAATTCAGTGAGCTACCACTGGATGCAAAGGATGATGAGGATTTTCATCACCGGTGTCGGTGTCAGATTGTGCCAGCAGGTGATAGCCGGGTTGGTCTTGCAGTTATAGTTGAATCAAGAATGCAATTATGGGAGAGGGAGATTGGAGATGGCAGTGATGCTACATGGTTGCTGACTAGAACTTTCCAACTGGACTTTCTTCCCTTCGAACCGCAGGGGCGTACACTGATTGTGGGTGTCGCCGAGGAGAATAACTCCGTACTTGTTTGGACGCGTGTTGGTCTGTTTATGGTCCACCTCAAGTTCATGCACTGTAGGAAGGTCTTTGGAGAAATCTCCATTGACAACTATTATCCCTACTCAAGCTTCTAAACTGCAGGTCTTATCTTGTCCTTGGCATGGCCATGTTATTTCCAGTAAtaggttattttatttttatacagGATTCATCCTTTAGGTGCTAACATATTCAGTTTGCGATCATCTTCTAATGTTATACATTGACCTATGAATGAAATTTTGCCATGATGCTGGATATTTtggttctctctctttctggtgAAATAGCTTCTGATTTAGTTCATCCATTCATTGAATACTAATCTACATGGTAATTAAAATAAAGGTTGGCATATTTGGTCTAACAAGTATGTCTTAGAGTGCTATAATTAGTTACAAACAAATGTTTTATGTTAACTTTGACACAATTTCTTGTTGGCTGTTTTGAAATATTCAAACATCTTATCAGATATGTAACATTCAAACAATGACCAAAAGCATATTGAATTGCATGTGCAAGTGAAAAATGCTAATTGCCTTAGATTAGAACATTTCAAGGCATACAGATAACTTTTCCCTACTTGAGTGCTAACGCTATTTTCTCACGCTTGACTTCATATAAACATTCTTTttccagaaagaaaaaaaaacttcgtATGACATAACAACACAGCCTGTTATCCTTGGATGAAGTAAGTGCTATCAAATTACTTTTCTGTGGAGTCCCATTCGAAATAAGTAGCTATATCTTCCTTTTAGACCAGATAAGGAACAATCCAGTGCCCAGTAAcaagaaaatatgtttatattcatGTAGGAATTGACAGTTTTTAAGAAGACCTTATGtctgttttgttatttttcttttaattttgatataatgtgaatcttttttttattttacacacAAAACCATAGGTCGCGCATTAGTGACCTTATCATCATTAATCAGCACAAATAGTCGGCTTATGTTACCAAGAAAACTCCATTTTATGAAGTATTATTGGTCGTCCATCAACAGGTTAGAGACACCCGTCTAGAACCAGCCAAAGCGAAGTTAGTTTTACGATGAGCTTGTTGTCCACATGTTTCGCCAATAAATGAATATGGTCAGTTCTGACCAGTTTGGGCAAAACTGCTGATGAACAACCCCAAAGTATGGATAGGGTTTGTGTAAAATGTTCCCTGCACCTGTAGCTCTGtttaattatgaaatttatttggttAGTGTTTTACATATG
It encodes the following:
- the LOC102722049 gene encoding uncharacterized protein LOC102722049; translated protein: MSEETVRLRPRLPATAPPPSPLDDDDLLQEILLRLPPHPSSLPTASAVCKRWHRLVLDPGFRPRFCDHHREPPLLGFFLHYDFDPVFSFNAGFRSTHRLPAAIPADRFLPAKEAGLRWEIINCCKGLVLFRIFRGDRKCKEFLVVDPISGDRRRVHFPLVDGKFLCATVVPVADDRRLFCLVAVFAERGTCTSVFASVYSSEAGVWGDYVSTLSVPWIVWVMRPAVLASDAVHWFLDGYRVLMFHLEMQRLEFSELPLDAKDDEDFHHRCRCQIVPAGDSRVGLAVIVESRMQLWEREIGDGSDATWLLTRTFQLDFLPFEPQGRTLIVGVAEENNSVLVWTRVGLFMVHLKFMHCRKVFGEISIDNYYPYSSF